Proteins from a genomic interval of Amycolatopsis sp. cg13:
- a CDS encoding TIM-barrel domain-containing protein: protein MSRFTHPLRSLAAVLVLLAVATPATAQAAAPAGQLGDLTGLSADGPVTTLTAGTAAVRVSFPAEGAVRVWLAPDGVFTDPAGSKIVLPNGKAPVVPTRTDRGSYWALSTGKATLRAYKHPLKFALYDGADRKQLWAESAPLSWTGDTTTQTLARGAAEQYVGGGEQNGRFSHRDQTIKIFADDNWNDGGAPNSQPFYASTAGYGVLRNTFAPGSYSFADPVRTTHDERRFDATYVVGDGLKDVISGYTDLVGKPFLPPIYGLETGDSDCYLHNANRGERHTLDAVKVAEGYPEHGMPNGWMLVNDGYGCGYENLQQTGEGLRDNKMQLGLWTENGVPNQAEEVKAGVRVRKLDVAWVGPGYQFALDACDTAHKGIEDNSDARGFVWQPVSWAGAQRCGVLWSGDQSGSYDYIKWQIPTYAGSTLSGIAYNTGDIDGIFGGSPQTYVRDLQWKSFLPVAMTMDGWASSDKQPWRQGEPYTSINRKYLLLKERLLPYTYSYSVQAHQTGVGQVRPLALEYPGDPNAWTDKAKYEFLSGTDFLVAPVYDSSSVRNGIYLPKGTWVDYWSGKTYTGPTTVDGYDAPLDKLPLFVRGGAVVPMWAEGTTSWQTRDKGQLAVDVYPQGKGSFTLAEDDGVTRGYQRGEQARQTFTVDAPQSGPGTVTVGIGASTGSYPGKPAARNYQLSVHTGTKPAAVLGGHSILRQYASKADLDKAPSGWWYDPAARGVVRVKTGSLDSGAAQDIRLLGASAVGGFFPADDNASVRLSAPATAAPGQAVSGTVSFTNSTPLPVRDVALSVQGNSFHADVSQAPALVWPGQTVQVPTRLTPDAGLHPADYELTATAKYQARLGTHEAAGSAMVTVPYATMAAAYGNVGVTDAAHVANGDLDGGGSSFRAEGLAEAGLKPGALFTADGAQSTWPQAGTGTPDNVVAGGQTVAVQGSGSKLVLTGTGTGTAAHGTVVVRYADGSTSQADLGLPNWCCSDPAKYGATTVASVAGKNTKAGPAYPTVAYRVFANSVPLTPGKRVVALTLPSNSALHVFTAAIA, encoded by the coding sequence ATGAGCAGATTTACGCATCCGCTCCGATCCCTGGCCGCAGTGCTGGTCCTGCTGGCCGTCGCGACCCCCGCCACCGCCCAAGCCGCCGCCCCGGCCGGGCAGCTCGGCGACCTGACCGGCCTCTCCGCCGACGGACCGGTGACCACCTTGACCGCGGGCACCGCGGCCGTCCGGGTCAGCTTCCCGGCCGAGGGCGCGGTCCGGGTCTGGCTCGCTCCGGACGGGGTCTTCACCGATCCAGCGGGCAGCAAGATCGTGTTGCCGAACGGAAAAGCCCCGGTGGTGCCGACGCGGACAGACCGAGGCTCCTACTGGGCTCTCAGCACCGGAAAGGCCACGCTCCGCGCCTACAAGCACCCGTTGAAGTTCGCCCTCTACGACGGCGCGGACCGCAAGCAGCTCTGGGCCGAATCCGCCCCGCTGTCCTGGACCGGGGACACCACCACGCAGACGCTCGCTCGCGGCGCCGCCGAACAGTACGTCGGCGGCGGGGAGCAGAACGGCCGCTTCAGCCACCGCGACCAGACCATCAAGATTTTCGCCGACGACAACTGGAACGACGGCGGCGCGCCCAACTCCCAGCCGTTCTACGCCTCGACGGCCGGGTACGGCGTGCTGCGCAACACCTTCGCGCCCGGCAGCTATTCGTTCGCCGATCCAGTCCGCACGACGCACGACGAACGCCGTTTCGACGCCACCTACGTCGTCGGCGACGGGCTCAAGGACGTCATCTCCGGTTACACCGACCTGGTCGGCAAACCCTTCCTCCCGCCCATTTACGGCCTGGAGACCGGCGATTCCGACTGCTACCTGCACAACGCCAACCGCGGCGAACGGCACACCCTCGACGCGGTGAAGGTCGCCGAAGGCTATCCCGAGCACGGCATGCCCAACGGCTGGATGCTGGTCAACGACGGCTACGGCTGCGGCTACGAAAACCTGCAGCAAACCGGCGAAGGCTTGCGGGACAACAAAATGCAGCTCGGCCTGTGGACCGAGAACGGCGTGCCCAACCAGGCCGAGGAGGTCAAGGCGGGCGTCCGCGTGCGCAAACTGGACGTCGCCTGGGTCGGCCCCGGCTACCAGTTCGCGCTCGACGCCTGCGACACCGCGCACAAGGGCATCGAGGACAACAGCGACGCCCGCGGCTTCGTATGGCAGCCGGTGAGCTGGGCCGGCGCGCAGCGGTGCGGCGTGCTGTGGAGCGGCGACCAATCCGGCTCCTACGACTACATCAAATGGCAGATCCCGACCTACGCGGGCTCGACGCTGTCCGGCATCGCCTACAACACCGGCGACATCGACGGCATTTTCGGCGGCTCCCCGCAGACCTACGTCCGCGACCTGCAGTGGAAGTCCTTCCTGCCGGTCGCGATGACCATGGACGGCTGGGCCTCCTCGGACAAGCAGCCCTGGCGCCAAGGCGAGCCCTACACCTCGATCAACCGCAAGTACCTGCTGCTCAAGGAACGGCTGCTGCCCTACACCTACAGCTACTCGGTCCAGGCGCACCAGACCGGCGTCGGCCAGGTCAGGCCGCTGGCGCTGGAGTACCCCGGCGACCCGAACGCGTGGACCGACAAAGCCAAGTACGAATTCCTGTCCGGCACCGACTTCCTGGTCGCCCCGGTCTACGACAGCTCCTCCGTGCGCAACGGCATCTACCTGCCCAAGGGAACCTGGGTGGACTACTGGAGCGGCAAAACCTACACCGGTCCGACCACAGTGGACGGTTACGACGCGCCGCTGGACAAGCTGCCGCTATTCGTCCGCGGCGGCGCCGTGGTGCCGATGTGGGCGGAGGGCACGACGTCCTGGCAGACCCGCGACAAGGGCCAACTCGCCGTCGACGTGTATCCGCAGGGCAAGGGCAGCTTCACCCTCGCCGAGGACGACGGCGTCACGCGCGGCTATCAGCGCGGCGAGCAGGCGCGGCAGACGTTCACGGTGGACGCGCCGCAGTCCGGGCCGGGCACGGTGACCGTCGGGATCGGCGCGAGCACCGGGTCCTACCCCGGGAAACCGGCGGCGCGGAACTACCAGCTGTCCGTCCACACGGGAACGAAACCGGCGGCGGTCCTGGGCGGCCACAGCATCCTGCGGCAGTACGCCAGCAAGGCGGACCTGGACAAGGCCCCGTCCGGCTGGTGGTACGACCCTGCCGCGCGAGGCGTCGTGCGGGTGAAGACCGGCTCGCTCGATTCCGGCGCCGCCCAGGACATCCGGCTGCTCGGGGCGAGCGCGGTCGGCGGATTCTTCCCTGCCGACGACAACGCCTCGGTGCGGCTTTCCGCCCCCGCGACAGCCGCTCCCGGCCAAGCCGTGTCGGGCACCGTCAGCTTCACCAACAGCACTCCGCTGCCCGTGCGTGATGTCGCATTGTCGGTGCAGGGCAACAGTTTCCATGCGGACGTTTCGCAGGCACCGGCGCTCGTGTGGCCGGGCCAGACGGTGCAGGTCCCGACGCGGCTCACGCCGGACGCGGGGCTGCACCCGGCGGACTACGAGCTGACCGCTACCGCGAAATACCAGGCCAGGCTGGGCACGCACGAAGCGGCGGGGTCGGCGATGGTCACGGTGCCGTACGCGACTATGGCCGCGGCGTACGGAAATGTCGGCGTCACTGATGCGGCACACGTCGCGAACGGCGACCTCGACGGCGGCGGCAGCAGCTTCCGTGCGGAGGGCCTGGCCGAAGCGGGCCTGAAACCGGGTGCGTTGTTCACCGCTGACGGCGCCCAGTCGACGTGGCCTCAGGCTGGTACCGGGACGCCAGACAATGTCGTGGCGGGCGGCCAGACTGTCGCTGTGCAGGGCAGCGGTTCGAAGCTGGTTCTGACCGGCACCGGGACCGGGACCGCCGCGCACGGCACGGTGGTCGTCCGGTACGCCGACGGCAGCACGAGCCAAGCCGACCTGGGCCTCCCGAACTGGTGCTGCTCCGATCCGGCGAAGTACGGCGCGACTACGGTCGCCTCGGTGGCCGGGAAGAACACGAAGGCCGGGCCGGCTTATCCGACGGTGGCGTACCGGGTGTTCGCGAACTCCGTCCCGCTGACGCCGGGAAAGCGAGTCGTCGCGCTCACGCTGCCGTCGAACTCGGCACTGCACGTGTTCACCGCCGCGATCGCCTGA
- a CDS encoding RICIN domain-containing protein, translated as MPRFRTPFAAGAALAVAAGTCAVPSAAHADPGYSVSVGAVAEYPFPTDTPAAPFLDRDGTFHFQQSAALYGKEGPRVWDFYTGTDFDSAHRDAGLSDAVNPAEPRDRNNDTTWRCNTSPTGREATDPPAGSSYTQKNFCDLVGTWVDPDTGDWYGLVHNEFTPEPFGAYSFSHYDAIDWAVSTDRGHTWRIGGHAITSPYSTKRGDTAAFPNQTFDYGDGDPRLFADPKSGYFYVYYGSRIVTKAGAGGGGFSGLAHVARAPMSGKMGTGTWQKWYDGRWSQPGVGGNESNLVPTGVDPRGYTPPEKDYDPARTGTAAQQVAAGTLPRKSDLFVMNIAYDAHLGLYLGEPEAVDSVGPQRFYATEDLANPKWRLIGDTGSYRDQSWYRWFVDSASRTLGTVVGKTFRSYCSISCVDGRDGVYADVTVTSAAPAPSLVDPSRVYRIGSGRVLAASGRTTTSVPSSLAGNRGDWRFTPAGDGSYRITNAANGLALGVPAAPSGRAWGTAPILSAGSGVAQQWFLVPADGGTRLVNRYSGLVLALSAEPGRQSETTPVRSWTDRSGSLVGDGRTAGEQILPLTPRR; from the coding sequence ATGCCACGCTTCCGCACTCCGTTCGCCGCCGGCGCGGCCCTGGCCGTCGCCGCCGGGACCTGCGCCGTGCCCTCGGCCGCGCACGCTGACCCCGGCTACTCCGTGTCGGTCGGGGCCGTCGCCGAGTACCCGTTCCCGACCGACACCCCGGCCGCTCCGTTCCTCGACCGGGACGGGACTTTCCACTTCCAGCAGTCCGCCGCCCTCTACGGCAAGGAAGGCCCGCGCGTCTGGGACTTCTACACCGGAACGGACTTCGACTCGGCGCACCGCGACGCGGGTCTGAGCGACGCGGTGAACCCGGCGGAACCGCGCGATCGCAACAACGACACGACGTGGCGCTGCAACACCAGCCCGACCGGTCGCGAGGCGACCGACCCGCCGGCCGGGTCGAGCTACACCCAGAAGAACTTCTGCGATCTCGTCGGCACCTGGGTCGATCCGGATACCGGTGACTGGTACGGCTTGGTGCACAACGAATTCACCCCCGAACCGTTCGGCGCCTACTCGTTCTCGCACTACGACGCCATCGACTGGGCGGTGTCGACCGACCGGGGCCACACCTGGCGGATCGGCGGGCACGCGATCACGTCGCCGTACTCGACGAAACGCGGCGACACGGCGGCGTTCCCGAACCAGACTTTCGACTACGGCGACGGCGATCCGCGGCTGTTCGCCGATCCGAAGTCGGGCTACTTCTACGTCTACTACGGCTCTCGCATCGTGACGAAGGCGGGCGCGGGCGGCGGCGGGTTCAGCGGCCTCGCCCACGTGGCCCGCGCTCCGATGTCCGGGAAGATGGGCACCGGGACCTGGCAGAAGTGGTACGACGGCCGATGGTCGCAGCCGGGCGTCGGCGGCAACGAAAGCAACCTCGTGCCCACCGGCGTCGACCCGCGCGGCTACACGCCGCCGGAGAAGGACTACGACCCGGCGCGCACCGGCACCGCCGCCCAGCAGGTGGCGGCCGGTACGCTGCCGCGCAAGTCTGATCTGTTCGTCATGAACATCGCTTACGACGCGCATCTCGGCCTGTACCTCGGCGAGCCGGAGGCGGTCGATTCGGTCGGCCCGCAGCGGTTCTACGCGACCGAGGACCTGGCGAACCCGAAGTGGCGGTTGATCGGCGACACCGGCTCCTACCGGGACCAGTCGTGGTACCGCTGGTTCGTCGACTCGGCCAGCCGGACCCTCGGGACGGTCGTGGGCAAGACTTTCCGGTCCTATTGCTCGATCTCGTGCGTGGACGGCCGCGACGGCGTCTACGCGGACGTGACCGTCACGTCGGCCGCTCCGGCGCCGTCGTTGGTCGATCCGAGCCGCGTTTACCGGATCGGCTCCGGCCGCGTGCTCGCCGCGTCCGGCCGCACCACCACGTCGGTGCCCTCGTCGCTGGCGGGCAACCGTGGGGACTGGCGGTTCACCCCGGCCGGGGACGGCTCCTATCGCATCACCAACGCCGCGAACGGCTTGGCGTTGGGGGTTCCGGCAGCGCCCTCCGGCCGGGCCTGGGGGACCGCGCCGATCCTGAGCGCCGGATCCGGCGTTGCCCAGCAATGGTTCCTGGTCCCGGCCGACGGCGGGACACGGCTGGTCAACCGCTACAGCGGACTGGTGCTGGCGCTTTCGGCGGAACCGGGACGGCAGAGCGAGACCACGCCGGTGCGCTCCTGGACTGACCGCAGCGGCAGCCTGGTCGGCGACGGGCGTACCGCGGGCGAGCAGATCCTGCCGCTGACCCCGCGCCGCTGA
- a CDS encoding ABC transporter substrate-binding protein: MRFHKLVGSTLAATLLLAGCGSGDAAGGGAGENALPGAAEFLSSPCPEPAVKPAGGGQVVYWSMWTADEPQGKVLQKALKCFQDKTGVKVDVQWLGRKAYTQNLVPALNTGTVPDLFDQDVSKVGAAIMTPGGTQSLDDVFGMKIGEGDKTVKDVLSPTSYDFPQNKDREGHSFLVPYEIQSSAWWYDKAKGGALGQPKTVDELVGLFDKAKADGKAAVSQDGDIPFYNMYYFTQLAERYVGAGGLAKAAQDPTGRAWTDVPGFREAAAQTARISKYFIDGWDAAKFPQIQQRWADGDARFLYVGSWAPSETREYLDKQGAGTKIDYGSFQFPMPPGATHDTVEQMSIGFAVPKKAKNADAAKAFIAYFLNKGNLAGIPAVADNLVPRPDLAVPDDLKPVKTVLDDQKKEHVLQYDGIDAIAGGKWQTDVFDPADTALLKGQLTPEAFVAQLAQKSAAFWKNQH, encoded by the coding sequence ATGCGGTTTCACAAGCTCGTGGGCTCGACCTTAGCGGCGACGCTGCTGCTCGCCGGGTGCGGCAGCGGGGACGCGGCGGGCGGCGGCGCCGGGGAAAACGCGCTCCCCGGCGCGGCCGAGTTCCTTTCGTCGCCCTGTCCGGAACCGGCGGTGAAACCGGCGGGCGGCGGGCAGGTCGTCTACTGGTCCATGTGGACCGCGGACGAGCCGCAGGGCAAAGTGCTGCAAAAGGCGCTGAAGTGCTTCCAGGACAAGACCGGCGTGAAGGTCGACGTGCAGTGGCTGGGCCGCAAGGCCTACACCCAGAACCTGGTCCCGGCGCTCAACACCGGCACCGTGCCCGATCTGTTCGACCAGGACGTCAGCAAGGTCGGCGCGGCGATCATGACGCCGGGCGGCACGCAGAGCCTCGACGACGTGTTCGGCATGAAGATCGGCGAAGGCGACAAGACGGTCAAGGACGTCCTCTCCCCCACCTCGTACGACTTCCCGCAGAACAAGGACCGCGAGGGGCACAGCTTCCTCGTGCCGTACGAGATTCAGTCCAGCGCCTGGTGGTACGACAAGGCCAAGGGCGGCGCGCTCGGCCAGCCGAAGACCGTGGACGAGCTGGTCGGCCTGTTCGACAAGGCGAAGGCGGACGGCAAGGCGGCGGTCAGCCAGGACGGCGACATCCCGTTCTACAACATGTACTACTTCACCCAGCTGGCCGAACGCTACGTGGGCGCGGGCGGGCTGGCGAAGGCGGCACAGGACCCGACCGGACGCGCGTGGACCGACGTTCCCGGATTCCGCGAGGCCGCCGCGCAGACCGCGCGGATCTCCAAGTACTTCATCGACGGCTGGGACGCGGCCAAGTTCCCGCAGATCCAGCAGCGCTGGGCGGACGGCGACGCGCGCTTCCTGTACGTCGGCAGCTGGGCGCCCAGCGAAACCCGCGAATACCTCGACAAACAAGGCGCGGGCACGAAGATCGACTACGGCTCCTTCCAGTTCCCGATGCCGCCCGGCGCCACGCACGACACCGTGGAGCAGATGTCGATCGGCTTCGCCGTGCCCAAGAAGGCCAAGAACGCCGACGCGGCCAAGGCGTTCATCGCCTACTTCCTCAACAAGGGCAACCTCGCCGGCATCCCCGCGGTGGCCGACAACCTGGTGCCCCGGCCCGACCTCGCCGTGCCGGACGACCTGAAGCCGGTCAAGACCGTCCTGGACGACCAGAAGAAGGAACACGTGCTGCAGTACGACGGCATCGACGCGATCGCCGGCGGCAAATGGCAGACCGACGTGTTCGACCCCGCCGACACCGCGCTGCTCAAGGGCCAGCTGACTCCGGAGGCGTTCGTGGCGCAGCTCGCGCAGAAGTCCGCCGCCTTCTGGAAGAACCAGCACTGA
- a CDS encoding carbohydrate ABC transporter permease has translation MATLTEAARAGRRPALGPHLSRKRKLFWPFAAPALALYLAFLVLPTVATVVLSFTSWAGAGDTPRPQGVGNYVRMWQSDAFRYAFGNTLIYVFLGGVGTFLLAFLFTMVLRDMRGGKIVRAILFFPNIVAPVALGMFLGFVFKYQPGKQGLANYVLEHLGADAAKFLAPENVTGVVTASLIWASSGFYITILMAAVDQIPPQLYEDADLGGASPWQKFRSVTLPLTWDVVGVAGVLWTINALKIFELVFVLAGPGTYAPPNRAWTLGIYVFDRTFGSNGTPDFGAACACAVAMIALVSILVVLLRRLMRRDAIQF, from the coding sequence ATGGCGACACTCACTGAGGCGGCCCGGGCCGGGCGGCGGCCCGCGCTCGGGCCGCACCTGAGCCGCAAGCGCAAGCTGTTCTGGCCCTTCGCCGCCCCCGCGCTGGCGCTCTACCTGGCGTTCCTGGTGCTGCCGACGGTCGCGACCGTGGTGCTCAGCTTCACCAGCTGGGCCGGCGCGGGCGACACGCCGCGGCCGCAGGGCGTCGGGAACTACGTGCGGATGTGGCAGAGCGATGCGTTCCGCTACGCCTTCGGCAACACGCTGATCTACGTGTTCCTCGGCGGCGTCGGCACCTTCCTGCTCGCGTTCCTGTTCACCATGGTGCTGCGGGACATGCGCGGCGGGAAGATCGTGCGGGCGATCCTGTTCTTCCCGAACATCGTCGCCCCGGTCGCGCTCGGCATGTTCCTCGGCTTCGTGTTCAAGTACCAGCCGGGCAAACAGGGGCTCGCCAACTACGTGCTCGAGCACCTCGGCGCGGACGCGGCGAAGTTCCTCGCGCCGGAGAACGTGACCGGGGTGGTGACCGCGTCGCTGATCTGGGCCAGTTCCGGCTTCTACATCACCATCCTGATGGCCGCGGTCGACCAGATCCCGCCGCAGCTCTACGAGGACGCGGACCTCGGCGGCGCCTCGCCCTGGCAGAAGTTCCGCTCCGTCACGCTGCCGCTCACCTGGGACGTGGTGGGCGTGGCCGGGGTGCTGTGGACGATCAACGCGCTCAAGATCTTCGAACTCGTCTTCGTGCTCGCCGGGCCCGGCACCTACGCCCCGCCGAACCGGGCGTGGACGCTCGGCATCTACGTGTTCGACCGGACCTTCGGCTCGAACGGCACGCCGGACTTCGGCGCGGCCTGCGCTTGCGCGGTCGCGATGATCGCCCTCGTCTCGATCCTCGTCGTGCTGCTGCGGCGGCTGATGCGCCGTGACGCCATCCAGTTCTGA
- a CDS encoding carbohydrate ABC transporter permease — protein MTVTEAPSRGAAPGKPRRTPPRRPRPAPGSRRLSPLRLLGSAIVWLFTAGNLLVLYWLITASFKTPVEIFTKPFALPYQWFHVGKPFRNFVYAWNNAGFGDAVLSTVVLVGLATIATVAISAPCAYALTRLGVRGSGVLTNGVAIGMGVPFQTVIIPLFVAFSEIHLDNQYGLFVLYVALSIPFTVFLLTGFFRSLPDEIEEAAALDGASPVRVFVSVVLPLARGGVITALTLNAIGLWNETLLAIVFLKDQAHFTLSRALFTFYGAASYQSEYGGLIAGVAIVVLPMLLLYVVLARRIITGLTLGAGK, from the coding sequence GTGACCGTCACGGAAGCGCCGTCGCGCGGCGCGGCCCCGGGCAAGCCCCGGCGCACCCCGCCGCGCCGGCCCCGCCCGGCTCCCGGCAGCCGCAGGCTCAGCCCGCTGCGGCTGCTCGGCTCGGCGATCGTCTGGCTGTTCACCGCCGGCAACCTGCTGGTGCTGTACTGGCTGATCACCGCGTCGTTCAAGACCCCGGTGGAGATCTTCACCAAGCCGTTCGCCCTGCCGTACCAGTGGTTCCACGTCGGCAAGCCGTTCCGGAACTTCGTCTACGCCTGGAACAACGCCGGATTCGGCGACGCCGTGCTGTCCACAGTGGTCCTGGTCGGGCTGGCGACGATCGCCACCGTCGCGATCTCCGCACCGTGCGCGTACGCGCTCACCCGGCTCGGGGTGCGCGGTTCGGGCGTGCTGACCAATGGTGTCGCGATCGGCATGGGGGTGCCGTTCCAGACCGTGATCATCCCGCTGTTCGTCGCGTTCAGCGAAATCCACCTGGACAACCAGTACGGGCTGTTCGTGCTCTACGTAGCGCTGTCGATCCCGTTCACGGTGTTCCTGCTGACCGGGTTCTTCCGTTCGCTGCCCGACGAGATCGAAGAAGCCGCGGCGCTCGACGGAGCCTCGCCGGTGCGGGTGTTCGTTTCGGTCGTCCTGCCGCTGGCCCGCGGCGGCGTGATCACCGCGCTGACGCTCAACGCGATCGGGCTGTGGAACGAAACCCTGCTGGCGATCGTGTTCCTCAAGGACCAGGCCCATTTCACGCTGTCGCGCGCGCTGTTCACCTTCTACGGCGCGGCCAGCTACCAGTCCGAGTACGGCGGGCTGATCGCCGGGGTGGCGATCGTCGTGCTCCCGATGCTGCTGCTCTACGTCGTGCTCGCCCGCCGGATCATCACCGGCCTGACCCTCGGCGCCGGAAAGTAG
- a CDS encoding ABC transporter ATP-binding protein: MATVSFTDTTRYYAGVERPAVDGLDLEVADGEFLVLVGPSGCGKSTTLRMLAGLEGVDEGSIRIGEKDVTALPPKERDIAMVFQNYALYPHMTVAENIGFHLKLARMPKDERERRVREAAATLDLTEYLDRRPAKLSGGQRQRVAMGRAIVREPSVFLMDEPLSNLDAKLRVQTRTQIASLQRRLGTTTLYVTHDQIEAMTMGDRVAVLRDGVLQQCDSPVGLFERPRNVFVAGFIGSPAMNLIETTVDGSGAAAGDGTLPLTPAQRSALTGQGIVVGVRPEGWEIGGAGYRAVVEVVEELGSDQYLYCRNGDRVLTVRTPGMAPWRRGEEISLAPRTGAAHLFDAASGERLPDA; the protein is encoded by the coding sequence ATGGCCACCGTGAGTTTCACCGACACCACCCGCTACTACGCCGGGGTCGAGCGCCCCGCGGTGGACGGGCTCGACCTGGAGGTCGCCGACGGCGAATTCCTCGTGCTGGTCGGCCCGTCCGGCTGCGGAAAATCGACCACCCTGCGGATGCTCGCCGGGCTGGAGGGCGTGGACGAGGGCTCGATCCGCATCGGCGAGAAGGACGTCACCGCGCTGCCGCCGAAAGAGCGGGACATCGCGATGGTGTTCCAGAACTACGCGCTCTATCCGCACATGACCGTCGCGGAGAACATCGGTTTCCACCTCAAGCTCGCGCGCATGCCGAAGGACGAACGGGAACGCCGGGTCCGCGAAGCGGCGGCCACCCTGGACCTGACCGAATACCTCGACCGGCGCCCGGCGAAGCTGTCGGGCGGGCAACGGCAGCGGGTGGCGATGGGCCGCGCGATCGTGCGCGAGCCGAGCGTGTTCCTGATGGACGAGCCGCTGTCCAATCTGGACGCCAAACTGCGGGTGCAGACCCGCACGCAGATCGCGTCGCTGCAACGGCGGCTCGGCACCACCACGCTGTACGTCACGCACGACCAGATCGAGGCGATGACCATGGGCGACCGGGTGGCCGTGCTGCGCGACGGCGTGCTGCAACAATGCGATTCCCCGGTCGGGCTCTTCGAGCGCCCGCGCAACGTGTTCGTCGCGGGATTCATCGGCTCGCCCGCGATGAACCTCATCGAGACCACAGTGGACGGTTCCGGCGCGGCTGCGGGCGACGGCACGCTCCCGCTCACCCCGGCGCAGCGGTCCGCACTGACCGGTCAGGGGATCGTCGTCGGCGTGCGGCCGGAGGGCTGGGAAATCGGCGGCGCCGGATACCGCGCGGTCGTCGAAGTCGTCGAAGAACTCGGCAGCGACCAGTACCTCTACTGCCGGAACGGGGACCGGGTGCTGACCGTGCGGACGCCGGGCATGGCACCGTGGCGGCGCGGCGAGGAGATCTCGCTGGCCCCGCGGACCGGCGCGGCGCACCTGTTCGACGCCGCCTCCGGCGAACGGCTGCCGGACGCATGA